GACCACATCCTTTTTTTCTGTCCGCATTTTCACCAATAACATCGTAAAATATCCTGTGCTAaatcttagaaaaaacaaagaactgcTTTAATATCTTTATTCATGTCATGTCAGATATTGAAGATAGatacaagttcaattttaatatcttaaatagCATATACATAAAATCTTTGCTTACTTGCTCTTGAACAACCACTGTAGCTGTGGCTCCTCTTCTCTGCTTGCTCCAActcattattaaaataatggtaGGATCAAAAAACTTTGATGTGCAGGACAGGATGTAAAAATATgctaaaacaatatttataccgattgctttttatttaaaaatatattaaaataatatttttttatttttaatatcaatgcattaaaataataaaaaacattaaaaaaaatattaatttaattttttttttaaataaaaaattataaaaaaaaaacacacaattaCACCACAAacattttctaaaaacaaaatgggccatcccccttcccttttcgtTTTCCCATTCTCTCACGTAGAAGCCCAATTATCCATCAAACGCGGCCCATTAATACTCTCTCCCTCTGCCCTTTTAATTGAAAGGGacaacaaaaccctaaactaaacccaACCGTCTTCTCCTCTCCTCTAAAGCATATACTAAACCCTAAAGCATATACTGATAACCAACAGCACCCGGCAGCTGTAACTCTCTTTCCTGTGTCTGTCTCTATCAATCATGACCACgcttccaccaccaccatcatctgGTGTTAGCCCCAAAACAGTGGAGAAAGCTGTGAATGCTCTTCTAAAATGGAGATCTTCCACATTGAATACCCAAAAGCCTCAATTACTCGAACAAGACGAGTTTTTCTACCTTATTCTAACCCTAAAAAAGATCCCACAAAAGGGTGTTAGCCGCATCAACGCCCACAAAATCCCTCTCCCCAACCCCTTGATCAACCCTTTAAATGAAGCCCCTGAGATCTGCTTAATCATCGATGACAGACCCAAGTCAGGCCTCAATAAAGATGTTGCCAAGAAGAAGATTCAAAACGACAACTTACCCATCTCCAAAATCATCAAGGTTTCCAAGCTCAAGACTGATTACCGTCCTTTTGAGGCTAAGAGGAAACTCCGTGATTCTTATGATATGTTCTTTGCCGATAAAAGGGTGGTTCCTCTCTTGCCTAAGATGTTAGGGAAACAATttttcaagaagaagaagattccTGTGACTCTGGATTTGAAGCACCACAACTGGAAGGAGCAGATTGACAAGGCCTGTGGCTCTGCCTTGTTGTATCTGAGAAGTGGTACTTGTAGCGTGGTGAAGGTAGGGAGGGTTTCCATGAGTAGAGAGGAGATTGCCAAAAATGTGATGGCTGCTATTAATGGGATTGCTGATATTGTGCCTAGGAAGTGGGGTGGTGTTAGGTCTTTCCATTTGAAGTTGCTTGATAGCTTGGCTTTGCCTGTTTATCAGGTAGTTCCTGAGTCGAAGTTGAAGATTGATGGTGGTCCCAAAGAGCAGGAGAATGACGAGGGTGTCGTCGCCGTGGAGGAAGAGAAGGCTAAAGAGGGGAGAGTTGGAAAAAAGAAGGGAAGGATACAAGAGGTTAGATAcatggataataataataataataatggggATGGTCATGTTGTTGATGAGATTGAGTTGGGGAGTGATGGTGAAGGGGATAtagataatgatgatgatgatgattttgagaaGGTCAGTGATGAACtgttaaagaagaagagaaagaaaggagatAATAAAGGGAAAGGTGAAAAGAAGGAGCAGAAGGTagctaaattgaagaaagaaGATGGTGTCAAGCAAAAGAAAGTGAAGAATGAAGATGGTATCAAGCAGAAGAAGCTGAAGAAAGGTTCTTTGGTTTCAGGGAGTGGGGGAATGCAAGTGaggggggagaagaagaaaagattggCTGCATAATGATTCAATGTTGCTTCCTGGGAATTTGTTACTTGCTGGACTTGGAGAGAATCAGTGTATGGCTGCCGCCTGTCGGTTCTTTTAGCAGGTTGCGGTCTTTATGGTATTGGTGCCGTAAAgtttttgttagtttatttatatttgcaaATTTAGCATAAAAGCTGTATTTAACTTAATCATGTACCTTGATTATGGAGAACAAATAGAATGGTAACTTTCTACTTCAGTATTCCATTGCTTAGATCTCAAATTTACTCTCGTCTCTTGAAATGTCATTTTTTTGCATGATGGTTAGAATCTAGTTCTAGTTCAGATGTTGGAACCTGCATGAACTAGAATTAAGCATATCTATTTATACTGATTTTTCTACAAAATGATTCCATATGCTGTCTCGCAAGGAAACTGAAAGGAGTTAATTGTCTGAATTCATTGCACGACCGTGGAAAACATACTTTTGAACTGCTTGTAATGGTAACCAAGGGGTGAAAAGGACCCTTCACCCAACCTGACCTGACCAGATGCGGATTGGGTGGGGGTGATGGATATGGGTGTTACCAGGTTGGGTGCAAGTGATGGTTATCGGTTTACTGAGTCGAGTGCTGTTGCATAGAAAACCTGCCCTGATTCGCCCCGACCCATTGTCATGAAATTCTGGTTTCTAAGGAAATTGTGAGCCATAGGGgcttaaaaaatgaaagactGTTTAGAGGAGGAAGAGGGAAGAAAAACTTAAGAAGGAGAAAGAAGTGATGGGATCTTATAGTGGCAAAACAGTGATCTTGTCATCTCTATTTTTGTtgtcataattttcaaaagattgCATGCTGTTCCTGCCCATTTGCTTTTGAATGAGCTGATTTAGTTTTCAGTGTGCTGAGATTGGATAAATACACTGTCAAATTGAAACTTAAGGTGTTCATGTGCCTCTTATATCTTCTTAAAGAGCTTGATGTTTCTGCCAATGGACAAGCTATCTTGGTTGCTGAATGTTGACCACAATTGAATGACTCTATATAACAGATTGATTGGTATGGAAAAATTCCATCACTCTAAAATTGGTTTCTCAGGGATATGCACGTGTTGATGATTTTACTTGCCATCGCTAGTTGTTATAAATTAGAATACATCTCCCGGTAAAATTTCCAAATGGTTTGGGTTTCCATAGTTTGCCTGCTATTTAGAAACTTTCTCTTCTAACCTGGGCTGCAGTGTCTGCTCCACAGGAGTTAATGTACTAGGGCTGTGTATGCATGACctattttctcttgtttttgagCATTACAAGCTTTAAATTTCAAAGGATGCAGATCTTCTTGTTTGTTGCTCATTTTGTAGAAGCATTTCCATTATGTCCACAACAAGCTACGGAAACTACTAACTATTGAATTGGAGGAAGAGGCTGTGGCGGAGGTATGAGAGCTGGGGGTGAAGTTATGGTTGAGCCTCATGGACATGAAGGAGCATTCATTGCTAAGGGTGAAGAAGATACTCTGGTCACTAAGAAAATGGTTCCTGGTGAGACTGCATAATCAGAAGAAAATCTGTTCAGgtatca
The sequence above is drawn from the Populus alba chromosome 15, ASM523922v2, whole genome shotgun sequence genome and encodes:
- the LOC118056291 gene encoding uncharacterized protein, translating into MTTLPPPPSSGVSPKTVEKAVNALLKWRSSTLNTQKPQLLEQDEFFYLILTLKKIPQKGVSRINAHKIPLPNPLINPLNEAPEICLIIDDRPKSGLNKDVAKKKIQNDNLPISKIIKVSKLKTDYRPFEAKRKLRDSYDMFFADKRVVPLLPKMLGKQFFKKKKIPVTLDLKHHNWKEQIDKACGSALLYLRSGTCSVVKVGRVSMSREEIAKNVMAAINGIADIVPRKWGGVRSFHLKLLDSLALPVYQVVPESKLKIDGGPKEQENDEGVVAVEEEKAKEGRVGKKKGRIQEVRYMDNNNNNNGDGHVVDEIELGSDGEGDIDNDDDDDFEKVSDELLKKKRKKGDNKGKGEKKEQKVAKLKKEDGVKQKKVKNEDGIKQKKLKKGSLVSGSGGMQVRGEKKKRLAA